From a region of the Leishmania major strain Friedlin complete genome, chromosome 4 genome:
- a CDS encoding putative peptide deformylase, whose product MSCITSPPQPSSPPRMDAHTCVCIGITMPPAARQRKGARRSLTLPLLSLPWRKIRDQEGGAVCAGPVQQLPWKVRAEAALQSRPSPPAIRRRYLALSLPMRTSAAAAVAAAAHAGVRALHTATGVAGNSCGASPRATVAPPPHSGLTLPSFTRCGASSAAFITRAHSVGCCGCAAAVKQHRLYSSHGCSSNSSGSFADSSRPYVPGQAVQETYPIIQLPARSLWCRQYALDARRVAQGEYAGLISQVREARHYYQYPSMSAPQTGWNVQMFTLFDNSVFINPVNLDEEVWRAEAARQGMSWVAFEEEKMRELRAEGLTGFAWEPCASSGFLLHYIERPLTVRMRALDEHGKPFTVTLDKMRARMALHELDHLQGVLFTRRVVDTDHVVPMEGFVTMSDWSDDYPSLEARSTFLYTIFTPPYHFVSDAVPDGNLLDRKFEDGIYPGCEQDRQQRIELTAMEEIQRNVWRKEKAKRKEGGQQCGRGDVTAVEDDDGSGAAGAR is encoded by the coding sequence ATGTCTTGCATCACGTCTCCCCCCcaaccctcctccccgcctcgcatggacgcgcacacatgcgtctGTATCGGAATCACCATGCCGCCAGCCGCCAGACAGAGGAAGGGCGCTCGCCGCAGCCTCACATTACCCCTGTTATCGCTGCCGTGGCGAAAAATACGTGATCAGGAAGGCGGTGCCGTCTGTGCGGGGCCTGTGCAGCAACTGCCTTGGAAGGTGCGAGCTGAAGCGGCTCTTCAGTCACGCCCATCTCCCCCAGCCATCCGAAGGCGCTACcttgccctctccctccccatgcgcacctctgccgcagctgcggtggcggcggcggcgcacgccggcgtgcgtgcgctccACACAGCCACTGGTGTCGCGGGCAACAGCTGTGGTGCATCCccgcgcgccaccgtcgcaccgccaccccacTCGGGCCTCACCTTGCCTTCCTTCACGCGCTGTGGCGCGTCGTCTGCTGCTTTCATCACCCGCGCTCACAGTgttggctgctgcgggtgtgcagcggcggtcaAGCAGCACCGACTCTACAGCAGTCACGGCTGCtccagcaacagcagcggcagcttcgccgATAGCAGTCGCCCGTACGTGCCTgggcaggcggtgcaggagaCGTACCCGATCATCCAGCTCCCGGCACGCTCACTGTGGTGCCGGCAATACGCGCTGGACGCTCGTCGGGTGGCCCAGGGCGAGTACGCGGGGCTCATCTCCCAGGTGAGGGAGGCGCGGCACTACTACCAGTACCCGTCGATGAGCGCGCCGCAGACGGGGTGGAACGTGCAGATGTTTACCCTCTTCGACAACTCCGTCTTCATCAACCCCGTCAAcctcgacgaggaggtcTGGCGAGCCGAGGCCGCGCGGCAGGGCATGTCATGGGTTGCCtttgaggaggagaagatgcgcgagctgcgcgcAGAGGGGCTGACCGGGTTCGCCTGGGAGCCGTGCGCGAGCAGCGGGTTTCTGCTGCATTACATTGAACGCCCGCTAACGGTGCGGATGCGGGCGTTGGACGAGCACGGAAAACCGTTCACCGTGACACTGGACAagatgcgtgcgcgcatggCGCTACATGAGCTGGATCATCTGCAAGGCGTCCTCTTCACGCGGCGCGTGGTGGACACGGACCACGTCGTTCCAATGGAGGGCTTCGTGACCATGAGCGACTGGAGCGACGACTACCCCTCGCTGgaggcgcgcagcacgttTCTCTACACCATCTTCACCCCGCCGTATCACTTTGTGTCCGACGCCGTGCCGGACGGCAACCTGCTGGACCGCAAGTTCGAGGACGGCATCTACCCCGGCTGTGAGCAGgatcgccagcagcgcatcgaacTGACGGCGATGGAGGAGATTCAGCGCAATGTCTGGCGAAAGGAGAAGGCTAAGCGGAAAGAGGGCGGCCAGCAGTGCGGCCGTGGAGAtgtgacggcggtggaggacgacgacggcagtggcgccgctggcgccagATGA